One stretch of Zingiber officinale cultivar Zhangliang chromosome 6B, Zo_v1.1, whole genome shotgun sequence DNA includes these proteins:
- the LOC121992022 gene encoding 60S ribosomal export protein NMD3-like, with protein sequence MEMEQSGMFMPAQTVGTVLCCICGVAMPPNPANMCVRCLRSRVDITEGLIRHAAIVYCPECHSYLQPPRTWIRGLEPESKELLAFCLRRLRLPQRRIRLVHAEFIWTEPHSKRLRLRLRVQAEALHGAILEQAHMVELTVHDRLCDNCTRAQANPDQWSAVVQLRQLVQHRRTFFYLEQLILRHGAAVRAIRIAEADHGLDFFFGSRSHATKFVDFINGVAPIRFRNDKQLVSHDVKSSIYNYKHTFSVEISPVCREDLICLPPKLANALGNLGPLVLCTRVTNSIALLDPLTLRSAFLDANQYWRAPFKSLLTSRQLVEYIVLDIEVESAEVHIGGSKYVMAHAQVARITDFGKNDTMFTIRTHLGHLLNPGDYALGYDLYSANNNDFDIDQHKNLVLPETILVKKSYQEKQSKKRGKARTWKVKNLNMEVDTTSKGRNDEKRNTEYEEFLRDLEENPEMRFNISLYRNKEYQPSEAASTADGDDIPSIPLEELLADLDLSEDEGNQNGENMDE encoded by the coding sequence ATGGAGATGGAGCAATCGGGCATGTTCATGCCGGCACAGACGGTGGGCACAGTTCTGTGCTGCATCTGTGGGGTGGCGATGCCGCCCAACCCGGCCAACATGTGCGTCCGCTGCCTGCGCTCCCGGGTGGACATCACCGAGGGCCTCATCCGCCACGCCGCCATCGTCTACTGCCCGGAGTGCCACTCCTACCTCCAGCCACCACGCACTTGGATCCGTGGCCTCGAGCCCGAGTCAAAAGAACTGCTTGCCTTCTGCCTTCGCCGGCTCCGCCTTCCCCAACGCCGCATCCGCCTTGTCCACGCGGAGTTTATCTGGACCGAGCCCCACTCGAAGCgactccgcctccgcctccgtgTCCAAGCCGAGGCGCTCCACGGGGCTATCCTCGAGCAGGCCCACATGGTTGAGCTCACCGTCCATGACCGTCTCTGTGACAACTGCACGAGAGCTCAGGCCAATCCCGATCAGTGGTCTGCAGTTGTCCAGCTCCGCCAGCTCGTCCAACACCGACGCACCTTCTTCTACCTTGAGCAGCTCATCCTCCGCCATGGTGCTGCTGTCCGTGCTATCCGCATAGCTGAGGCTGATCACGGTCTGGATTTCTTCTTTGGCTCGCGCAGCCATGCCACCAAGTTTGTTGATTTCATCAACGGCGTTGCCCCTATCCGCTTCCGCAATGACAAACAACTTGTTTCCCATGATGTAAAGAGCAGCATTTACAACTATAAACACACTTTCTCGGTGGAGATCAGCCCTGTGTGCCGTGAGGATCTCATCTGCCTCCCCCCGAAGCTTGCTAATGCCCTTGGGAATCTTGGCCCGCTTGTCCTCTGCACCAGAGTTACTAACTCAATAGCCTTGCTCGACCCGCTCACCCTCCGGAGTGCCTTCCTTGATGCAAATCAGTACTGGAGAGCCCCCTTCAAGTCCCTCTTAACTTCCCGTCAACTTGTGGAGTACATAGTGCTTGACATTGAGGTGGAGTCTGCAGAGGTCCATATTGGTGGCTCCAAGTATGTGATGGCACATGCTCAGGTTGCACGCATCACTGATTTTGGGAAGAACGACACCATGTTCACAATCCGCACTCACCTAGGCCATCTCCTGAATCCAGGAGATTATGCCCTTGGATACGATCTGTATTCAGCCAACAATAACGACTTTGACATTGATCAGCATAAAAATCTCGTTTTGCCCGAAACTATTCTTGTAAAGAAGAGCTATCAGGAGAAGCAGTCTAAGAAACGTGGAAAGGCACGAACTTGGAAGGTGAAGAACCTCAACATGGAGGTTGATACTACCTCGAAGGGCAGGAACGATGAGAAGAGGAATACAGAGTATGAGGAATTCTTGAGGGACTTGGAGGAGAACCCAGAGATGAGATTCAACATATCCTTGTATCGTAACAAAGAGTATCAACCATCAGAAGCGGCATCCACAGCTGATGGCGATGATATACCTTCGATCCCACTGGAAGAATTGCTCGCTGATCTCGATCTCAGCGAGGACGAAGGAAACCAAAATGGAGAAAACATGGACGAGTGA